The following coding sequences are from one Carassius gibelio isolate Cgi1373 ecotype wild population from Czech Republic chromosome B7, carGib1.2-hapl.c, whole genome shotgun sequence window:
- the LOC127962118 gene encoding oxidoreductase HTATIP2 isoform X2, protein MDLNAMEENYRQKNRTCFILGASGETGKALLKEIVERNIFSKITLIGRRQLTFEDKTYENLVQKVVDFEKLDEYAEAFQGHDVGYCCLGTTKAKAGAEGFVRVDHDYVLKSAELAKAGGCSHFHLESSKGADKTSSFLYLKTKGQVEAEIEDLGFERFSIYRPAVLLVAREESRPAEWVAQKFLGAFSSVFPTMSISITAVARAMVINTLKDGGKKVEILENKAICNLGKIGDKK, encoded by the exons ATGGATCTGAACGCGATGGAGGAGAATTacagacagaagaacagaacCTGCTTCATTCTCGGCGCGTCAGGTGAGACCGGAAAGGCCCTGCTGAAGGAAATAGTGGAGCGCAACATCTTCTCCAAGATCACTCTCATTGGACGAAGGCAGTTAACCTTCGAGGATAAAACCTATGAAAATCTG GTGCAAAAGGTGGTTGATTTTGAGAAGCTGGATGAATACGCTGAGGCTTTTCAGGGCCATGATGTTGGATACTGCTGTCTAGGAACAACCAAGGCCAAAGCAGGAGCT GAAGGGTTTGTGCGGGTGGATCATGACTACGTACTCAAGTCTGCAGAACTTGCCAAAGCAGGAGGCTGCTCACATTTTCACCTCGAATCCTCCAAAGGTGCAGACAAAACCAGCAGCTTTCTCTACCTGAAAACTAAG GGACAGGTTGAAGCAGAAATTGAAGACCTTGGGTTTGAGCGTTTCTCCATCTATCGACCAGC ggtGCTCTTAGTGGCCAGAGAGGAGAGCAGGCCAGCTGAATGGGTGGCCCAGAAATTTCTTGGTGCTTTCTCCTCTGTTTTCCCTACAATGTCTATTTCCATCACTGCAGTGGCCAGAGCTATGGTTATCAACACGCTTAAAGATGGAGGAAAGAAAGTGGAAATTCTTGAAAACAAGGCCATATGCAATCTTGGAAAAATTggagacaaaaaataa
- the LOC127962118 gene encoding oxidoreductase HTATIP2 isoform X1 produces MELGMNIFEINWGKTLSFFTVFVVALAAVFNYLESSETEEIPRMDLNAMEENYRQKNRTCFILGASGETGKALLKEIVERNIFSKITLIGRRQLTFEDKTYENLVQKVVDFEKLDEYAEAFQGHDVGYCCLGTTKAKAGAEGFVRVDHDYVLKSAELAKAGGCSHFHLESSKGADKTSSFLYLKTKGQVEAEIEDLGFERFSIYRPAVLLVAREESRPAEWVAQKFLGAFSSVFPTMSISITAVARAMVINTLKDGGKKVEILENKAICNLGKIGDKK; encoded by the exons ATGGAGCTTGGCATGAATATATTTGAGattaactggggtaaaaccttaagcttcttcacCGTTTTTGTTGTTGCTCTCGCCGCTGTTTTTAATTATCTGGAAAGTTCAGAGACTGAGGAGATCCCAAG AATGGATCTGAACGCGATGGAGGAGAATTacagacagaagaacagaacCTGCTTCATTCTCGGCGCGTCAGGTGAGACCGGAAAGGCCCTGCTGAAGGAAATAGTGGAGCGCAACATCTTCTCCAAGATCACTCTCATTGGACGAAGGCAGTTAACCTTCGAGGATAAAACCTATGAAAATCTG GTGCAAAAGGTGGTTGATTTTGAGAAGCTGGATGAATACGCTGAGGCTTTTCAGGGCCATGATGTTGGATACTGCTGTCTAGGAACAACCAAGGCCAAAGCAGGAGCT GAAGGGTTTGTGCGGGTGGATCATGACTACGTACTCAAGTCTGCAGAACTTGCCAAAGCAGGAGGCTGCTCACATTTTCACCTCGAATCCTCCAAAGGTGCAGACAAAACCAGCAGCTTTCTCTACCTGAAAACTAAG GGACAGGTTGAAGCAGAAATTGAAGACCTTGGGTTTGAGCGTTTCTCCATCTATCGACCAGC ggtGCTCTTAGTGGCCAGAGAGGAGAGCAGGCCAGCTGAATGGGTGGCCCAGAAATTTCTTGGTGCTTTCTCCTCTGTTTTCCCTACAATGTCTATTTCCATCACTGCAGTGGCCAGAGCTATGGTTATCAACACGCTTAAAGATGGAGGAAAGAAAGTGGAAATTCTTGAAAACAAGGCCATATGCAATCTTGGAAAAATTggagacaaaaaataa